Genomic segment of Pirellulales bacterium:
CGCCCCTGACAGCGTGCTCACAGGGTTGATGAGCTCAGTCGGCGAATATGTAGAGCCGCATTTATCGCAGCTATCGCCGTATTGATCGGGCGACTTGCACTTCGGACAGGTACCTTTGACGAACCGGTCGGCTAGAAACGTGCCGGCCTTCGGATCGTAAAGCTGCGAGACGGGGCGCTCGCTGACCAGGCCCGCCGCGCGGAGCGATTTCCAGAACGTCGCGCACAGTTCGCGGTTGGCCGGACTGTGCGTGCTGCCGTAGTGGTCGAAGGCGACCTCGAAGCCGGCAAAGTCGCGCTGGTGGGCTGCTTGCATGTCGGCGATTACGGCCTCTTCGCTGCGCCCTTCCTGCCGGGCCCGGATCATGATCGCCGTGCCATGCGTGTCGTCGGCACAGATATAGACGACGCGCGCCCCGCGCAACCGCTGGAACCGCACCCAGATATCGGTCTGGATGTACTCGACCAGATGGCCCAAGTGAATGTGGCCATTGGCGTAAGGCAAAGCACTGGTAACAAGGATGCGGCGCATGAATAGTAGTCAGTAGTCGGTGATCAGTAGTCAGAAAAAAAATAGGTACGGTCGTCCGCTGTTACAGCTCAAATGCAATCGCACACGTCTGTCACGCCGCGTAGCGTGCTTGCACTGCCTACTGGCTACTGACTACTGGCTACTGCTCGAGTGTGCGGCATTGTATACTAACGGGCGTCCCTCTCGCGAAGGGCGACCGTGCGGCGGTTTAGGCCGTATTTTTTTGGAACACTCCTGCGGTTTTTCGACTTCTGCTTACCGTCAACCGGCCCGTGGTACGGAAGCTGCACAGAGCCCGGCCGCGTTCGTGGCCGGGGGGCGACGTCGCGCGTAACAAGGAGATGCCGGACGGTTTTCTGCCGCAGGGTGCGCTGTTTTTCGCGCAATTCGGCCGAACCCGCAATCGGTTGACCTTGTAAGATTTTCCAAACGCGGGCAAGATGTCGCCGCTTTGTCACGTACGCAAGTGACCGCCGGAAGCGTTTACCCGACGTCGTACCAGGCACGTCAACCGCGCGCTTGGCTGCCAGTAAGGACACTGGTCACGACGAAACGTTCGAAGGCGGTGTGACGGCGACAAGGAGGTTGCCCTCGCTGGTGTGCAGCGATCCATCACGGGATCGCCCGCCTGTGGACCCATCTCCCGGTTGCTTTTGGCGCAGTTGGCTCGCTTTGCATCGCCGACCCCGCATGTCGACGCTGCGCGCGTGCCCCGAACCGCACGATCCAAGGAGGGATCTATGCATCTGCATGCCGTCGTGGCGTGTCTCGCAATGACGGGGGCTGGGCAGACCGAGTTATTGGATTTCACGGCCAGTTGGTGCGGACCTTGCCGGCAAATGGCGCCGGTCGTCGAGTCTTTGGCCGCACAAGGCAATCCGATTCGTAAAGTCGATTACGACAGCCAGCGCGACCTGGTGGCGCGCTACAACGTGACCGCCATTCCCTGTTTCGTGATGCTCGTCGACGGCCAGGAAGTGGACCGCGCCGTGGGCAACGTCGGCCAGGCGCGCTTGCAGCAGATGCTCAGCCTGGCCCAGCGCGGCTCGACCGCCGGCGCCATCCCTCGCTCACCGGCTCAAGCGCCGGCACGATTGACGAGCGCCGTGCAAGGGCGCCCGCGGACCTTCGCCGAGGACCCGGCCCCCGCACCCGCCGATTTTGCGGTGCGTGGACAATCGCCTGACAACGGCGCGCCAGCACCGTTTGCGCCGCCGGCGGCCATGCCTCCCCATGGACCGCTCCCGGGCGTGCATAGCCCTGATCCCCTGATCACCTCGCAACCCAGCGTGCCGCAGGGACCGCATCGCGACGCTTTGGCCGCGGCCGGCGCATCGCTGGCGATCAATACCAGGGCCGCGCAGCAATGCCTGGCCTCGAGCGTTCGTTTGCGGATCGCGGATGCCGACGGAAACTCTGTCGGCTCCGGCACGATCATCGACGCTCGTGAAGGCGAAGCGCTCGTGCTCACCTGCGGTCACGTCTTTCGCGAATCGAAAGGACAAGGCCGGGTCACGGTCGATATGTTCGGCCCAGGCGCGCCGAAGAACGTCGTCGGACAGGTCATCGGCTACGATCTGAAGCGCGACGTCGGGCTCGTCAGCTTCCGACCCGGCGTACCGGTCACGGTCGCGCGCTTGGCGCCCCCGGGATACTCGGTCAAAACTGGCGATCCGGTTCTCAGCATCGGCTGCGACAATGGTCGCGAGCCAAGCGTTCGCAACAGCCACGTCACAAGCACCGACAAGTTCCTGCCGCCCCCCAATATTCAAGTCGCGGGGCAGCCGGTCGAAGGACGCAGCGGCGGTGGCTTGTTCACGGCGGCCGGTCTGCTCGTGGGCGTGTGCAACGCGGCCGACCCGACCGACAACGAAGGGCTGTACGCGGGGCTCGGCTCGATTCATGGCGAGATCGCCCGCAAAGGCCTGACCGAGATGATGGCTGCACCCGTCGCCGCTCAGCCGAACCGTCCTGAGCCGACCGCTATGGCCCAGAGCATGCCGGTTACGAACATGAACAGCGCGGTGCCGCGCGTCGTGCCGACCAGCTCGGACGATCCGCGTGGCCCCATCGGTGGCCCAGCGATGGGCGCTCCTCTGACACCCGCCGAGCAATCGGTGCTGGAAAAGGTGCGCGGCACGTCGGGCGACGCCGAGGTGATCTGCATCATCAAGCCGCTCAAGGATCCGCACGCGATGAGCGAGATCGTGGTCGTCGATCGGGCCTCGCAGGACTTGTTGCGCCAGTTGGCCGCCGAGCGGCGTACCCAGACGGCAAAGCGCATCGCACCCCCGGGGACGCAGACGTCCGCGGCGCCGCAGCCGGTGCCGGCGCGGGCAGACCTGACCGGCGCGGCTCACAGCTGGCAGCCTAACACGGGCGTACAGCGATTCCGCTAACGGCCCCGTCAAAGAACCGCGCCGCAACCGCGGCGCGATCATGCAAATAAAGCGGGCCGTCCTCCACCGCACCCGGGCGGTGAAGAACGGCCCTTCTATTTGTTCATCGCTGCGTTTCCAAGCAGCGGCTTCGCAGTCGGCGGTCTCTCGACCGTTTCTCATTTTGCCGGCGGGCTTGCCCGCCTCTGCTGCTTTCGTCGCGCCGCATCAACCGCTCGCGCTAATCCGCATAAATCCGCGTGGTCTCTTCTTCCAGCACCGGATCGGGGGCGTCTTCGCTGCGGAAGTAGGCTTTGAAGCGAACCTGCCCCGCCTTTTTGCAGCGGACGTGGACGTCGTAGTTGGTGCTCTGGCCCGGTTCGAGCACGGCAACCGGCGGGAACACGAGCTGCTGCCCTTTGATCAGGGCCGTGGCCGGTCCGCTGGTTTCCAGGATTTCCATCTCGCGAGGCACCTCGGCCGCGAACTGCACGCGGCGAGCCGGCGTCGAACCCATGTTCGACAGCCGGACGCGATAGATCGTCTCGCCATCGATTTCCACGGGATCATCGTCCTCGCTGACGTCGATCGCCACGTGCGGAGCACCTTTGACGCGCGTGGTCGTTTCCGCTTCGCCCACCACGCCGCAGTCGGCTTTCGCGGCGGCGTTCAACCGGTGGTCGCCGGCCTCGGTCGCGATCAACTGCACGCCCACGGTGGCCGTTTCGTTGGCTTCCAAGCGCCCGACGAACCAGGCAACTTGCCGGATGTTGCGATCGTAATTTCCGCCCGAGCTGGCCTCGACGAAGCGGAAGCCGTCCGGCACCTTTTCCATCAGTTGCACATTATCGATCGGCGCCGGACCCGGGTTCTGCACGGTAATCGTGTAAGCCGCGCGACGATCAACGAATCGCAATTTCGGTCCTTCCATCGCGACGGACAGAGCGGGCTGCGTAATGCGCACCGAGCAGGAGGCCTTGTCCATCGGACGCTTGTCGATCGAAGCCTGGCCGTGCAGCGTGCAATCGCCCGGCCGCTCGCCCGACATCATGACTTGCACGTGGCGCGATTCGCCAGGCGAGAGCGTGCCGATGGAATAGTGCGCTTGCGACCCGTTGGCGATCTCCAGCCCGTCGGCCGGCGCCACGTCGATACTCACACCCACCGCTGCGCCGGTTCCCTTGTTCGTAACGCGAAACTGGTAAGGCGTCGGCTGGCCGACGATCGACTCGCGCGGGCCTTCGATAGCGAGTGCCAGTTGCGGCTCGACAATCTGAATCGTGGCGGCGACGTGTCGTGTGAAAGTCACCGCGGCCTGCGGCGTGACATCACCTTGTTCGCGCGGCGTGAACGTGATTTGGGCGCGCTGCGAGCTGCCCGGCGGCATGTCGCCGAATTCCCAGGTCAACCGCCGCCCGTTGGCCGCGGCCTTCGGTTCGGCCATGCCGAATTCGACGCCCGCCGGCAATTGCACGTCGACGACGACGAACCTCGCGATGGCATCGCTCACGTTGCGCACCGTAAGCTGACAAGTGGCTTCTTGATCGACCGACACGGCGCTGGGCGTGATCCACTGCAACGTCACACCGCCGCGCTGTTCGCCTTCTGCGACGGGCATGTCGGCAGTTTCGGGCAGCGGGCGTGGCTCGAGGGCCGTCACAGGGCGATCGGCCACTTCCGGCTCGGCCGGCGTGGGTTCATTCGTCGGTGGAGTAGCAAGCTGCTCCACTGGCGATTCCGGTTCTGGTTCCGGCGCCGCCTCGGGCGCCGCGGTGGTTTCGGACAACGGTTCGTTGTGCGAGACCGGAATGATGGCGTCTGTCGACGGCGCCGCTTCTTCGCTTGCCGGCTGCACTGCTTGGAGTGGTTCGGGTTCGGAGACCGGCTGAACTGCCACCGACTCTTCGCGCCCCGGATATTGAAGTCGTTGCGCATAACGATCCGGCCTGGCGGCGCGCGTGCGCTGTCGGTCGCCGAACCTGGTCTTCATTTCCGGCTGTTGCGGAGGCGTCTCGGCATCGCTGCGTTCATCGTTGCCGGCAAGTTGCGGGTTCACCCTCCGCGGCCGCATGGGTTCCAGCACAGGCGCGCTTGCCATGCGGTCCGAAGGTCGAGTCTCGGCCCGCGGAGCAGATGCCATTTTCGTTTCG
This window contains:
- a CDS encoding class I tRNA ligase family protein translates to MRRILVTSALPYANGHIHLGHLVEYIQTDIWVRFQRLRGARVVYICADDTHGTAIMIRARQEGRSEEAVIADMQAAHQRDFAGFEVAFDHYGSTHSPANRELCATFWKSLRAAGLVSERPVSQLYDPKAGTFLADRFVKGTCPKCKSPDQYGDSCDKCGSTYSPTELINPVSTLSGATPELRSADHLFINTEQKRPFLTDWTQSGNHLHPDVAKWLAAAFLSEPLRDWDVSRPAPYFGFEIPDSPGNYWYVWFDAPIGYIAASREWCDKHGEKFESWWRSDATEVHHFIGKDITYFHTL
- a CDS encoding trypsin-like peptidase domain-containing protein → MHLHAVVACLAMTGAGQTELLDFTASWCGPCRQMAPVVESLAAQGNPIRKVDYDSQRDLVARYNVTAIPCFVMLVDGQEVDRAVGNVGQARLQQMLSLAQRGSTAGAIPRSPAQAPARLTSAVQGRPRTFAEDPAPAPADFAVRGQSPDNGAPAPFAPPAAMPPHGPLPGVHSPDPLITSQPSVPQGPHRDALAAAGASLAINTRAAQQCLASSVRLRIADADGNSVGSGTIIDAREGEALVLTCGHVFRESKGQGRVTVDMFGPGAPKNVVGQVIGYDLKRDVGLVSFRPGVPVTVARLAPPGYSVKTGDPVLSIGCDNGREPSVRNSHVTSTDKFLPPPNIQVAGQPVEGRSGGGLFTAAGLLVGVCNAADPTDNEGLYAGLGSIHGEIARKGLTEMMAAPVAAQPNRPEPTAMAQSMPVTNMNSAVPRVVPTSSDDPRGPIGGPAMGAPLTPAEQSVLEKVRGTSGDAEVICIIKPLKDPHAMSEIVVVDRASQDLLRQLAAERRTQTAKRIAPPGTQTSAAPQPVPARADLTGAAHSWQPNTGVQRFR